Proteins from one Kineosporiaceae bacterium genomic window:
- a CDS encoding Hsp70 family protein, with the protein MNDVFGIDLGTTYSAIAYIDDNGQPSIIKNADSVDTTPSVVFFESAHNSVVGQVAKNGAVVESERTVSLIKRQMGSDYETTFDGQRQTPEMISALILKELVTRAREETGIDSNRVVITVPAYFGVREKEATRQAGEIAGLEVVGIVTEPVAAALSYGFKKGQSKTLFVYDLGGGTFDTTIMRTSPNAVEVLVIDGDRKLGGADWDMRLSQLIVEKFVAASGLAEDPMEDDDFRQTVAERTEAAKKSLSARESVPVSLAYGPAKDTVTVTRAEFEEATRDLLQATLDKVEATLRAAHEKVPDLTIDEVLLVGGSAKMPAVAAALRGTQAWTPKLADPDLAVAKGAAIYGMSPDAVGGDTDAAAAAGEGNRHLLPSAPSVTNVLPKGLGVLFWRPETQSHYVGFLAHRNDTLPIERLHQRAFTADANATEIHIQIFEQGGEVESERPADNNEVTPASGAVFTGLPSLPADSPIDIYLTINHEGLATLEAIEPATGQKLHLEVTMAVMQPEEQRAAMDVIARMTTR; encoded by the coding sequence ATGAATGACGTTTTCGGTATCGACCTGGGCACGACGTATTCGGCGATCGCCTATATCGACGACAACGGGCAGCCGTCCATCATCAAGAACGCCGACAGTGTCGACACCACACCCTCCGTCGTGTTCTTCGAGAGTGCACACAACTCGGTCGTGGGTCAGGTCGCCAAGAACGGCGCCGTGGTGGAATCCGAGCGCACCGTGTCGTTGATCAAGCGGCAGATGGGCAGCGACTACGAGACCACCTTCGACGGCCAACGCCAGACCCCCGAGATGATCTCGGCGTTGATCCTCAAGGAGCTGGTGACCCGGGCCCGTGAGGAGACCGGCATCGACTCCAACCGGGTCGTGATCACCGTTCCGGCCTACTTCGGGGTCCGCGAGAAGGAAGCGACGCGGCAGGCCGGCGAGATCGCCGGGCTCGAGGTGGTGGGCATCGTCACCGAACCCGTGGCAGCCGCGCTCTCCTACGGCTTCAAGAAGGGCCAGTCCAAGACGCTCTTCGTCTACGACCTCGGTGGCGGCACCTTCGACACCACCATCATGCGCACCTCCCCGAACGCCGTCGAGGTGCTGGTCATCGACGGAGACCGCAAGCTCGGCGGCGCGGACTGGGACATGCGTCTGAGCCAGCTCATCGTCGAGAAGTTCGTGGCCGCATCGGGCTTGGCCGAGGACCCGATGGAGGACGACGACTTCCGCCAGACCGTCGCCGAGCGCACCGAGGCCGCGAAGAAGAGCCTGTCGGCTCGCGAGTCGGTTCCGGTCAGCCTGGCCTACGGGCCGGCCAAGGACACCGTCACGGTGACCCGCGCCGAGTTCGAGGAGGCCACCCGGGACCTGTTGCAGGCCACGCTCGACAAGGTCGAGGCAACGCTGCGCGCGGCCCACGAGAAGGTGCCGGACCTGACCATCGACGAGGTCCTGCTGGTCGGTGGTTCGGCCAAGATGCCGGCCGTCGCCGCCGCATTGCGGGGCACCCAGGCCTGGACTCCCAAGCTCGCCGATCCCGACCTTGCGGTGGCCAAGGGTGCCGCCATCTATGGCATGTCGCCCGACGCCGTGGGCGGCGACACCGATGCGGCAGCCGCTGCAGGTGAGGGTAACCGGCACCTGCTGCCCTCGGCCCCGTCGGTCACCAACGTGCTGCCGAAGGGTCTCGGGGTGCTCTTCTGGCGGCCGGAGACGCAGTCGCACTATGTCGGGTTCCTGGCCCACCGCAACGACACCCTGCCGATCGAGCGGTTGCACCAGCGAGCCTTCACGGCCGACGCCAATGCCACCGAGATCCACATCCAGATCTTCGAGCAGGGCGGTGAGGTCGAGTCCGAGCGCCCGGCTGACAACAACGAGGTCACGCCGGCGTCCGGGGCCGTGTTCACCGGTCTGCCCTCGCTGCCCGCCGACTCGCCGATCGACATCTACCTCACGATCAACCACGAGGGTCTGGCCACCCTCGAGGCGATCGAGCCGGCCACGGGTCAGAAGCTGCACCTCGAGGTCACCATGGCCGTGATGCAGCCCGAGGAACAGCGGGCGGCCATGGATGTCATCGCCCGGATGACCACCCGCTGA